From one Bacteroidota bacterium genomic stretch:
- a CDS encoding orotate phosphoribosyltransferase codes for VEDLISTGGSSLKAVESLRKAGCRVLGLVAIFSYGFDKAIENFKNANCPFYTLTNYNTLVNCALEINYINQNELLVLKKWREDPQNWKP; via the coding sequence GGTAGAAGATCTTATTTCTACCGGGGGCAGTAGCTTAAAAGCTGTGGAATCTTTAAGAAAAGCCGGGTGCCGGGTGCTTGGGCTGGTAGCTATTTTCTCCTATGGCTTTGACAAGGCCATTGAAAACTTCAAAAATGCCAACTGCCCGTTTTATACCCTGACCAATTACAATACCCTGGTAAATTGTGCCTTGGAAATAAATTATATTAATCAAAATGAATTGCTGGTTTTGAAAAAATGGAGAGAAGATCCTCAAAACTGGAAGCCTTAA